TcccaataattcaaaatttttgacaaaaGGGAAAATTCTAGGGGTGTAAATTAATTCTATATATATCGGAGGTGTCCTTGTGGCAGACGAAGAGAAAAAGTGGACTTCAATGAGCCTAAATATTTTTTGACATTATACTATAGTTTCTGTAAATCTTGATGAAATAAGCATACTAAAGAAGATTATCCTATATACCACTTTTGTCCAATGTTATGGCAAACGTATGCATTACTTATGGCTAGTGTTTTCCCCCCAATAATTTCCATTGCGAGAAAAGCTCTATAAAAGTATGTTCATGAATCTTATataatcaaaaattttaaagacTGTTTAGAATATTTAGTCTATAGTGTTATGTTAACAAACCATGAGCAAATGTATCCTTAAATTAGTGGCTTGTGATGTGTTTGTAGTATATTTGAAGACTAAGACATGTTTCAAGTTCTATTAAAAAAGATTTGCAAGTATAGGACTCTCAACATATTCTCCACACATGATCGAGACTTATTACTGATGTTCATCGATCAAGATTTGAGTAGATAGAATCTTAATATAGCTCAATTGGCCATCATGCATCTAGCGTTTCATGGATTTCAAGCCAaggtataaataaaaaaggagattTAGAGCACGATATGAAAGagaagaacatgcaattcaacggttagattttcaaaatatgttgtaatatttattttatttagtgaGTTTGTAGCCAtaagctacaaccaattttatagctaaaatttatcatatttcaAATCGATATCATtgtatatatgtaatgttgtaGTACTCCTGGCCTACTAGTCCACTCGATATCATATGAGAGggtctataatatatatacatattatatcCATCGAACTAACATGTTTGCATTGAGAGGAGAAAAGGAAATGTAATGTAATAATGAGACCCATTCCACACTAAATTTTCTTAATCCAACAAGAAGTTGTGCGCATCACGGAAGAGTGTTTCAAACGGGGGATGAGGCCCACAAATGCTCTCTTTCCCTGTATAGGATTGGAGGAAAACTAAGAGTGGTTGATTATCTTGTATAGATAGATAAAACTAGAATTTCCCTACAAAATTTACCCCTAAGATCTTTCATTTTAAGTTTTCACTAATTACTTTAGACCATTTAGGTCAATGCTTATATAATAGAAAAGgttcaacatttttttacccAATCCAAAATTCACTCATCACTCACATCAGTCAATTCAAAagttgtgtaaaaatacattttgttacaataattgtagtataaatttatactgatactattcattttgcatttaatttttttttttttttcattttcaaaaaatgaaaaaataaagtgGACGGTAGTTATTGTATGTGAAgagagataaatttttttttgatattttaataaaatgtagtgtaaaataaataatctaacgtagaatgtttttaaaattaagtatataaataaaataaaaaataaattcttatattaaaataaatataaatttttacatAATGCAAAtgcttttatcttctttttttaattggccaTATTTTGTTGCAAATAGAGAGGAATAGAGAAGCAAAATGTTGTCCAATCGCATCACAAGATCTCTGGCTAAAGTAGTATTTTACATGATCTCTATGTCAACTGAAGCACCCCTTTcctttttccttcccttttggATGTCTTTTTATCCAAGTCATATCCCCATCCTCTCAAACTCgttcttcttttaattaaaaatttgaaggattactttagttttttttttttttttttggttttaacatataaatatctatATGAGACACAAAGGCAGGATCAGGATGACTATTCATTGAATCGTGCATAGTTCTTCAAAAGTTAAGAACCAgacttaaatatttataatgttaGGACCATTTCAAAATATAGTAACTATTGAGGACCAGATgtgtaattaatatatatatatatatatatacacacacacacacatcttataatatttttttgggtttgggagcttataaccatttttttttcatgaaggaaaaaaaaagtcataaatgtaatatTGTAATAATAGTTGGGTTTATATTGTTAGTGCACGGTTATCAGCCCATAATTGGTAGGCCCATATGTTATGGGTTGGATAATGGTTCCACGGCAAGCCAAATCTATAATGCTTGGTAGATTGAGTTCTGGACTGTTTAGTCCTTGGGGTTCGACCTTGCTTGGGGCCCACTTCAGGGTACCTCGGTAATGCATTTAGGGGATGTTGCCGCCGAGCAACATCCGGCGTCTATTGCAAGTCCCAAAGAGTAAAATCCCTTTTTCCAAAGTGGGGCCCCATTTTGTCAAGAATAATCCTAAAGGGCCTCACCTAcacaaaaattactaaaaatcaATCATTACTAATCCACTAAGGAAGGATATAAATAGggaaagagaaggaagaaaagggGTTAGACATGAGAGGGTAAGGAACTAGAGAGCTAGAGAAGGAAATAGAGAAGCCGAGAACAAAACACCTTGTCTTCAAGAACTTTCCATTGTAGGATATTCATACATCCactataataagtaaattgtgagcccaataGAACATTTATCCCTTTAACTGAGGTACATGCACACATAATTGGCACTGTCTGTGGGAATCTCCTACTTAGTTGTAGTTCTGGGCGAAGTTAGTCGCCTTGGAGTATGGCCGACCAACGTTTGATGAGTTCCGCAAATAGCCAGTTTGGGGGTTTGTCCAAGGGCTCGAGTTGGCGATAAAGGAGGCAAAAAAGGGATCAGGACTATAGGTACGAAGAGCATGGGGAACAGCTAGACTCGGGAGAAGGGTCCTCACAGTTGTATCGATCAACGTCCTACATTCTCGAGCATGAGCAATATGATAGAAGGGATCAAGAATTAGAGTGCTTGCATAAACAAGTTACAAATTTGAAGTTGGAAGTACAGGGTAGGCGTTGGAGAAGGAATCGTGGTGAATCCCCTGAAGATTCTGGCAGCACGAGAGAAAGTCGGGGGGAGTTCTCTCACCAAAGTGGCTCCCACCGATCAAGAGAGAGATTGCGTGAGTTCGCCGAGTGATTTTTGATTTCCCCCAACCGACATAGGCATCACAGTGCGGCGATGGATGCAATGAGCGCAGGTTCTGTGAAGAGCGGCCCGGTCACCATTTTCTGATAAGATTGAGCGTGCTCAAATGTTGAGACGTTTTAGCCGACCACCGTTCATTTCATATTGTGTGTTTATTAAATCAAGTAGACCTATTTCAATATATCAATATCTTACATCATAAAAGTATTGCATAATTTCACAAGAGactgaatatttatttgttaataatagatgcatcatatatattatgttaGGCCACATTATTCTAACACTTGATCGCATTGTACTTGCTCTATATGCATTCCAAGATTTCTACTTacaatgaaatttttgtgaTATTATTTTTAGGAAAACTTGTCTGTATGGTTCAAGAGTTTCTCAaatctagagttaggtgtgagtgagttttggcacttgttcccaactcacattttaagtctagagtctgttttaCGGTTTTGTCACAAAATAGCCAAAGGGatagattgtaaggttgaatttattcaaccatgtgttgACTTTATTTCCtgccaaattttcttgtaattcagcaattaaataccctgtatttaggtgagaaaaatgtaagggttgtgtgtgagagagtgtgcaGATTTGATCAAATGTGTGCATTCAAGACCATTCTCGCGACTGGATCTCGCAAGTGGTGACTCGCCAGAATTGCCACACATGTGAAGCATGCATGAagttgaaggatcatgacaaCTAGAGCATTACAcgacaaaaagtacagtttaGCCAGTCAGTTATTTGGAGACTGGAACTCGCGACTTGTCCTAGTCACGAGTGAGTCACCAAAGCCTCCTGTAGAAAAATAACTTTTCACatgattcatccacaatcttataccTTTGATTAtcaaattcctctactttcACCCTCTCCATTAACATACCCTTGAGAGGATCTTTAGCCAAATTCTTATCACACCATACTCATATCAATGAAAATGTGATTTGTtacttgggaagcagttcagagaggaccaattcatttggttgatgcaatgggcttattgtgggatccggaaagttagagaagataCAATTAAgcttaaccttgttggagcaagaagcttggagggcttaggtgcattaggtagattaggcttggagagtctattgctattcatgtatcccgactgattttctagtggatcatttttccacttggagggcggtggagGAGAGGATTTTTGCCGAGTTTTTCggtttccttttcgataacacgtgccggtgttatcttgtgtttgcttCTCTCTAACCTTTACTCTTTGCCTTTaattatggcttagagtagtttgtttgtttaggTATAGCTTGTATTTATCATTCctcacatatattgtttgagtataagcttgtgttggttattttgaaattgggggtctaaagattcactagtgttttacacaccAAGTGAACTTTCAATAACTATAATTGGTGGTGATTTTTGGTGGTTGTCGTAATTAGTTGAATGAGTTGCTTGGGATTGTGATTGGTGGTATGGTGATTAGCTGTGGTGGTGTCAAAGGTGGGGCTTGATGGTTTTTATgatggagaagagagaaaaaaaaattattatcaaagagatagaaaaaaaaagtatatttaattagagtaaagaaataaatattaaaactagacatggcaaaacgggcggggcggggcgggttcaggtcgggtcaatcgggttgtGGGTTAAACAGGTCACGGGTAAAAAACGAGTCATCTTAAGCGGGTTAAAAATGGGttcgggtcaatcgggttgcgggtcgggttgggttgactcatatttttcacattatttttttttatatataaataaaacaacatgtatttgtcatttagaaagttatgcaacaaattatttgatgtaaaatgcattattttgacttcaccacttatatcaagaatgaattcagttaaacttattaatacttattcaataattttaaaattatacaaatcctaacattgctatctaaaacaaaataacacaaacataagtaaaacaaatacacatattttatttctaaacaatatcaacattccaaaatataaaacaaaattacaaataacttATTGGATTactcatttgataaagaataaaaacatataagaaatttacaatcttgaaaattaattttataatctattatcaattgtggttggcactctattttaatttgagatatacattaaaatttaattgcttacttatttatacatggtctcttttataaatatcatatcattgttaagcaacatACGCTTtaagaaatatcataatttattttgaaaagccgtttattttggacataaattgttaaaaaataagtctaagcattcataatttatgctaatttgatactttgacttcactatttttacacttgtgaatgtttctcacacatctctacaattttaaatctatattatTAACTCTCCTATAACCatattatcttggcatgtactttgttatttgatatctaaaaatctttactcattacagaatACTCAACCATTTATCTTGTAATTAATTTGCATATGTAAATatatcaattgtttccttaaaactcacaataaacaattaaactactattgtcttaattttactttattttttattaaaaattttttttaaaaaaaaagtgattcgagttcgggtcgggtcgggttgacccgcaaaaaactcaaaaaacttGGGTTGGGTAACGGTTCAACCCATTTTTGTTTCGGGTTAAAAAATCGGGTTCGGGTTAAGTATTTTTCAGGTCGGGTCAAAAAATTTTGTCCCATTTTGCCATATCTAATTAAAACTGACGAATGTGTCTActtgttaaaatatttaaaagataagtttTTAAGGTTAGTTTAGTAAAATGCTAGAGAGGTTGACATgaatgttctaattttttttttttaaagaaagatgtAGGACGACTAAATTTCGAGTTTGAAATAaagtcaaacaagtaaaatagtttcacaaatgtgtatttgtattgatgaatatgtggtacaattctttgtgattacaaaagagtgatttcttattcaatctccatgaaagatttgttgatcagaattgtggtaatgtgattttgattcgaacacaaaatatccttcaatttggctaagGAATGGATCAAAGATCTTTGAAATGGAATTACAATAAATCTCTAgttatgagcttgttagaagtcctttgttctttatgttcttcttgttcttcatgtgttcttcttctttgaaagtttgtggtggaaattcttaGGGGCTTTGAAGGCTTGAATTCATAAAGTTTCACCAATTTATGGTTTCTTGAAGTTTCttgaggcttttgagcttgattccaacaaattttaagatttaagcAGGTAGTTTGGATGATTATGTTTCAAATGTtctttgtattcgaggttgaagttcttgaagttcctgGAGGCTTCAAGACTTGATTTTAGTAGAGTTTTTGTACTTCTAAATCTTCTTTGATGCTGCTTGTGCTCTAGATGTTTTGGTGTCTTCCAAGATCTCTCCCAAGATGTCTTGGTGTGTGTTCGAAGATATGTTGGTGTGTTGAAAtgccttaggaaggcttctatttataggagtttgggtGTGGGTGAGCAACATATGGCGAAatctgattggtgacatgtgTCACTGTCTGATTAGAGAAGTTTTAAAACTTTTTCTGCAAGACACATGGCATCTTTTGATGGGCCGAAATGTCTTGATTTTCAAGATGACACATGTCAACACTTGATTGGACTGCTTATGTCATTACTTACATGCGCTGGACTACTTATATCATTGCTTACATGCACCGATGTGTGATTGGTTTTTAGCATGCTTTTTATGTCTTTATTTTAACGACATTTGACAAATTTCTGTTGGTTTCCAAATAGTGATAAtaaaatctagtaacaatacgTGGCGTTTTGTAATTGGCCGTACTTTGTAGACATGATAGTATGATGTGTTAGCTTGAAATAGGTTAAGAATCTTCTCTCTCTACAAAAGAATTGTGTTGAAATTCTTAATGGGTGTGTTAACGATTAACAACAgctttttacacattttttttactttttgtcatttttgataattttttaccaatttttttttcctttttggcaattattttaataactttttatccTTTTGTATTAATATAATCCTATCTTAACAAGCACCACAccatgcttgttaacatttctcATTGTTACTTTCAGCACGagaaatcatttaaattttctCATAAACTTCCATGAGTCAAAATAATGGAAATTAACAAGATTTGGTGCAGCTAGTTACCGTTAGTACCCATTTTAGTGAGTGAAAATAGCTGTACGTATTTAAGTACATAAATATACATGTATCAATAATCAGCCTATAGAATTTCTAGATTTAgattcagaaaaaagaaaaaaagaatttctaGATTTAGAAAATAAGTAGAATTCACCCTGAAATGTGATTCAGGTTCACAATCAAATACTATCAGTTCCCTTAtttacaataataaataaataaataaaaatcggATACTTCCAAAATTCAGACAGAATCTCTGTATCCCATTGGAAGATCCCCCCAAACggccaaacccaaacccaaaaaattaaaataaattaaattaaattaaataaaacacgTGCCTATTACTTAGCGACAGTTGTATAAACCGGGGCCCACTATCTATCCCTTTGTAAGATCTAACGCTCTCAATACTATCAACGCCGCCACTATCTCCTTCACtccgttctctctctctctctcgctctctctcagAAATGGCTTCAGCTACTTCACTCTTTTACTCATCTCTCACTCCTAAACCCAAACTGGTTTACCAAAACCCATTACCCAAACACCGCCCTTCACTACTTATTGTATCCAGCGCCACCAACGACagccacaacaacaacaactcgGCTCCGCCGACGGCTTTGAAGAAGCGCCGCCCCGCCGAGGAGAACATCAGGGAAGAGGCGCGGCGGCACCGACTCGTCGACGGCGGCTCCTCTTCCGATTTCAGCGCCAAGTACGTCCCGTTCAACGCGGGGCAGTACTCGGGCGAGTGTTACTCGCTCGACGAGATCGTGTACCGGAGCAAATCCGGCGGGCTCCTCGACGTCCAGCACGACATGGACGCGCTGAAGAGGTACGACGGCGCGTACTGGAGGTCGCTGTTCGACTCGCGCGTGGGGAAAACCACGTGGCCGTACGGCTCCGGCGTGTGGAGCAAGAAGGAGTGGGTACTACCGGAGATCGACCCGGACGACATCATTTCGGCCTTCGAAGGAAACTCCAATCTCTTCTGGGCCGAGCGTTTCGGCAAAGAGTTCTTGAACATGAACGACCTTTGGGTTAAGCACTGTGGAATCAGCCACACCGGCAGCTTCAAAGACTTAGGTATGACCGTCTTGGTCAGCCAAGTCAACCGCCTCCGCAAACTCAAACGACCGGTCGTCGGAGTCGGCTGCGCTTCCACCGGCGACACTTCGGCTGCTCTCTCGGCGTACTGCGCCTCGGCTGGAATTCCCTCCATAGTCTTTCTCCCGGCGAACAAAATCTCCATCGCGCAACTGGTGCAGCCGATCGCGAACGGCGCCTTCGTCCTCAGCATCGACACCGATTTCGACGGCTGTATGAAGCTGATCCGAGAGGTGACGTCGGAGCTGCCGATTTACCTGGCCAACTCGCTGAACAGCTTGCGACTCGAGGGTCAAAAAACCGCGGCGATCGAGATTTTGCAGCAATTCGATTGGGAAGTTCCGGATTGGGTGATCGTACCGGGTGGCAATCTCGGTAATATCTACGCTTTCTACAAAGGTTTCAAAATGTGCGAGGAATTAGGGCTCGTGGATCGAATTCCTCGCCTGGTTTGCGCTCAATCGGCGAACGCCAATCCTCTCTACTTGTACTACAAGTCAGGGTGGAAGAATTTCGAGCCTGTAACCGCGAATTCAACGTTTGCAAGTGCGATACAGATCGGAGACCCGGTTTCGATCGAGAGAGCAGTGTACGCGCTCAAGAATTCGGACGGGATCGTGGAGGAGGCCACGGAGGAGGAGCTGATGGACGCGACGGCTCAGGCCGATTCGACCGGGATGTTCATTTGCCCTCATACTGGTGTGGCGTTGACGGCTCTGATTAAGCTGAGGAAGAGTGGCGTGATTGGGGCTAGTGATCGTACTGTGGTGGTTAGCACTGCTCATGGGTTGAAGTTTACGCAATCGAAGATCGATTACCATTCTAAGGCCATCGACAGTATGCAATGCCGGTTCGCGAACCTGCCCGTGCAAGTGAAGGATGATTTTGGAGCGGTTATGGACTTGCTGCAGCAGTATTTGAAGAAAGGTCCCAAAGTATGAGAGTGAGCATTGTAAGtgtttatttgtcttttttttagcacttgtgtttgttttgtgtttttcctTCTTACTTTAAACAACTTTGGTGATATGGATtctcattgaatttttttgtacaAGGGTTTGTTGATTacaaagcataatcatgaggcACGTATGTATTTTTTTGGAGTTAGTAGAATTACTCTGTTTACGGATCAAATTCCATTATAGGCTAAAAATTTTGTGTGCAAATCCAAAGCAATCACGACTGGTCAGGTCATGATAGCTtaagtttattgatttatttggCTTCAAAAGGATAAAGTGGATAACTGtatttagaaatttatattttgaagaaaaaaaaaaaaaaaaactgtatataAGTTGACATCTATGATTTTGAGAGATTACTAGGTTAACGAGATTTGTACTAATAAAAGACTtatcttaaaataatatttgctctaattataaaattgagacatcaattattatgaaaaaatcTTGTGTTCTTGACCGTGCTTTTGCATTGAGAATCGTCCACATGCATGGGATGGTTTACAATGTGATGTTTAAGGTGGTGGTGTCTTTTCATCATTGCCTTTTAGTGAGTGAGTATATGATGTAAAATAATTTACCCGATTCAATCATTGCCTTTAGAAGTTC
This genomic stretch from Castanea sativa cultivar Marrone di Chiusa Pesio chromosome 1, ASM4071231v1 harbors:
- the LOC142622264 gene encoding threonine synthase, chloroplastic, giving the protein MASATSLFYSSLTPKPKLVYQNPLPKHRPSLLIVSSATNDSHNNNNSAPPTALKKRRPAEENIREEARRHRLVDGGSSSDFSAKYVPFNAGQYSGECYSLDEIVYRSKSGGLLDVQHDMDALKRYDGAYWRSLFDSRVGKTTWPYGSGVWSKKEWVLPEIDPDDIISAFEGNSNLFWAERFGKEFLNMNDLWVKHCGISHTGSFKDLGMTVLVSQVNRLRKLKRPVVGVGCASTGDTSAALSAYCASAGIPSIVFLPANKISIAQLVQPIANGAFVLSIDTDFDGCMKLIREVTSELPIYLANSLNSLRLEGQKTAAIEILQQFDWEVPDWVIVPGGNLGNIYAFYKGFKMCEELGLVDRIPRLVCAQSANANPLYLYYKSGWKNFEPVTANSTFASAIQIGDPVSIERAVYALKNSDGIVEEATEEELMDATAQADSTGMFICPHTGVALTALIKLRKSGVIGASDRTVVVSTAHGLKFTQSKIDYHSKAIDSMQCRFANLPVQVKDDFGAVMDLLQQYLKKGPKV